The proteins below come from a single Roseiflexus sp. RS-1 genomic window:
- a CDS encoding D-glycero-alpha-D-manno-heptose-1,7-bisphosphate 7-phosphatase: MRTIFLDRDGVINENRVDHVKSWQEFVFLPGTLAALRWLNLAGFRVFVVTNQAIVGRGVVSADVVEDIHARMQVQIARYGGQIHDIRYCPHDDHVRCDCRKPHPGMLRDLARRWNVDLSHAYLVGDAWTDIAAGHAMGIRSILVRTGRGAHHALLPEIQKYPPAYIANDLLGAVAWVMREENVALARREADHPLYERYAGASLISWQ, translated from the coding sequence ATGCGGACGATATTTCTGGATCGCGACGGCGTGATCAACGAAAATCGTGTCGATCACGTCAAATCATGGCAGGAGTTCGTGTTCCTTCCGGGTACGCTGGCAGCGCTACGCTGGCTCAACCTTGCCGGGTTTCGCGTCTTCGTGGTCACCAATCAGGCGATCGTCGGCAGGGGCGTCGTTTCGGCGGATGTTGTCGAAGACATTCATGCGCGCATGCAGGTTCAGATAGCGCGGTATGGCGGACAGATCCACGATATTCGCTACTGCCCGCACGACGACCATGTCAGGTGTGACTGTCGCAAGCCCCACCCCGGCATGCTGCGCGATCTTGCGCGCCGGTGGAACGTCGATCTCTCGCACGCCTACCTGGTTGGCGACGCCTGGACCGACATCGCCGCCGGGCATGCGATGGGAATACGTAGTATACTGGTACGTACCGGAAGAGGAGCGCACCATGCGCTGCTGCCGGAGATCCAGAAATATCCGCCAGCGTATATTGCGAACGACCTCCTGGGCGCGGTCGCCTGGGTGATGCGCGAGGAAAACGTTGCGCTGGCGCGGCGCGAAGCGGATCATCCGCTCTATGAACGCTACGCCGGGGCGTCATTGATCTCGTGGCAGTGA
- a CDS encoding ArnT family glycosyltransferase, with amino-acid sequence MTLRLHISSYRFIALVVSVLAIGYLLYAHQPLYPPPWFDEGLNAGTAATLARSGLYALPDPEKPRVLDPAIQTGPTVIVPIALAYRIFSPGVWLARMVVLPFAVLACVGFILIARRLIGDGGAGLAFLFLLAGTYDIYASFVPMARQALGEVPALAYLLIGLSIWFRSLERKTYAPVAWVFSGIAWGIAMVTKSQVLILVPVALGVILVLDRLYYRKASWLAVIVPGICAMACVAGWYAAQIALVGSDRFQDNASVLRDGFWLHIAALDPERWRNALSVLWRTGWWLWGVLAIVWGVYQARRPTFHGFIHAVLLIFLGVNLVWFAALSIGWARYAFYFLVLTTIPLAGALIALWNYAAIPSIPRKAIVVLLCGTYVVYQGLPDKVYNVLHPSDNGYRHMVTVLQRIVPEDAIVASWEWEFSIESDRRITYPSTHAANVYTRHLMLRQRLPDDMRDVVPSDPDYILIGSFGSWTKIYDRYITSRNLQLVARHGVYSLYRVVK; translated from the coding sequence ATGACGCTTCGTCTTCACATCTCATCGTATCGTTTCATCGCGCTGGTTGTTAGCGTACTGGCGATTGGATATCTTCTGTACGCTCATCAACCCCTGTATCCTCCCCCCTGGTTTGATGAAGGATTAAACGCAGGCACAGCCGCTACGCTGGCTCGTAGCGGCTTGTATGCATTGCCAGACCCCGAAAAGCCCCGAGTTCTCGATCCAGCGATCCAGACCGGTCCAACGGTCATTGTTCCGATTGCCCTTGCGTACCGCATATTCAGTCCAGGCGTCTGGCTGGCGCGGATGGTTGTCCTTCCATTTGCGGTGCTGGCGTGTGTTGGATTTATTCTCATAGCGCGACGGCTCATCGGAGATGGCGGCGCCGGTCTGGCGTTCCTCTTTTTGCTGGCAGGCACATATGATATCTATGCCAGTTTTGTGCCGATGGCACGCCAGGCATTGGGCGAAGTTCCTGCGCTCGCCTATCTGCTGATTGGTCTTTCGATCTGGTTCCGCTCGCTGGAACGCAAAACGTATGCTCCGGTCGCCTGGGTATTCAGCGGGATTGCCTGGGGCATTGCCATGGTCACCAAATCGCAGGTGCTCATTCTCGTGCCTGTCGCACTGGGGGTTATCCTGGTGTTGGACAGACTGTACTACCGTAAGGCCAGCTGGCTGGCAGTGATTGTTCCTGGCATCTGCGCTATGGCATGTGTCGCTGGCTGGTATGCGGCTCAGATCGCTCTTGTCGGTAGTGATCGATTCCAGGACAATGCTTCGGTGTTGCGTGACGGATTCTGGCTCCATATCGCAGCGCTCGATCCAGAACGCTGGCGCAATGCCTTGAGCGTCCTCTGGCGAACCGGATGGTGGCTGTGGGGAGTCCTCGCAATCGTATGGGGCGTCTATCAGGCGCGCCGGCCAACCTTTCACGGATTTATCCACGCCGTATTGCTGATCTTTCTGGGGGTCAACCTGGTATGGTTTGCTGCGCTGTCGATCGGGTGGGCGCGGTACGCTTTTTACTTTCTTGTTCTGACGACGATCCCGCTCGCAGGCGCTCTCATCGCGCTCTGGAACTACGCTGCGATCCCCTCTATCCCCCGGAAAGCAATAGTCGTTCTTTTATGTGGTACGTATGTGGTGTATCAGGGTCTGCCAGACAAAGTCTATAACGTCCTCCATCCTTCCGACAACGGCTACCGGCACATGGTGACAGTTTTACAACGTATCGTTCCTGAAGATGCAATCGTTGCATCCTGGGAATGGGAGTTTAGCATCGAGTCTGATCGGCGCATCACCTATCCGTCTACTCATGCGGCGAATGTCTATACTCGTCACCTTATGCTTCGCCAACGATTGCCTGACGATATGCGCGATGTCGTTCCTTCAGATCCGGATTATATCCTCATAGGCAGTTTTGGCTCGTGGACAAAGATATACGACAGATACATCACCTCTCGCAATCTTCAACTGGTCGCCAGGCATGGCGTCTACAGCCTCTATCGGGTCGTGAAATAG
- a CDS encoding acyltransferase has product MIDQVNLYLSRQSSSIRRYVWEQVVQAAVGWIPGIVGIGVRAVAYRAILHMEGVAAIEDGVRIRFADHVRLERGVYLDHGVYLHACPGGISIGRESYVMKNAILHVYNFRNLPHAGIHIGARSLIGEACILRGQGGIRIGDDVFLAPMVQMLAVNHIYHDTTRPISLQGITCQGIIVEDGAWIGGGAIILDGVRIGKNAVVGAGAVVTRDVPDYCVAVGNPARVVRNLREQPMAPVNLTVY; this is encoded by the coding sequence ATGATCGACCAGGTAAACCTCTATCTCTCGCGTCAGTCATCGTCGATACGCCGATATGTATGGGAGCAGGTTGTCCAGGCGGCGGTCGGATGGATTCCGGGTATCGTCGGCATTGGCGTGCGCGCGGTTGCGTATCGCGCGATCCTGCACATGGAGGGCGTGGCAGCGATTGAGGACGGGGTGCGCATTCGTTTTGCCGATCATGTGCGTCTCGAACGGGGCGTGTACCTCGATCACGGCGTCTACCTCCATGCCTGTCCTGGCGGCATCTCCATCGGTCGCGAAAGTTATGTGATGAAGAACGCCATCCTGCACGTCTACAATTTCCGCAATCTGCCGCACGCTGGCATTCATATCGGCGCGCGGTCGCTGATCGGCGAAGCGTGTATTTTGCGGGGTCAGGGCGGCATCAGGATAGGTGATGACGTCTTTCTCGCGCCGATGGTGCAGATGCTGGCGGTGAACCATATCTATCACGATACGACCAGACCGATCAGTCTGCAGGGGATCACCTGTCAGGGCATCATCGTCGAGGACGGCGCATGGATTGGGGGCGGCGCGATTATCCTCGATGGAGTTCGCATCGGCAAAAATGCCGTCGTTGGCGCTGGCGCCGTCGTCACCCGTGATGTACCCGATTATTGCGTCGCCGTCGGCAACCCGGCGCGCGTTGTGCGCAATCTGCGTGAGCAACCGATGGCACCGGTGAACCTGACCGTGTATTGA
- a CDS encoding TerC family protein, with product MDIAAVTIIIQLIFLEGILSIDNAAVLGAMVAHLPHDEPIPWPQPLRFLTEWSQHVLGYQREAALKVGLLGAYIGRGLMLALASIIIHVPWLRIIGAAYLVYLAIHHFAELYHAHRAETGQEELSRVRGGFWSTVLAIELADLAFSIDNVIAAVALSDEFWVVMLGVAIGILVMRFAATIFTRMISWEPALQTGAFLLLMAIGAELLAEEVWHIHIEEMTQFAISAGVLILTVIVARTPLRGPAQLMARPFIWMSAMVQLRLEAATAVVTSPFRRKERSPETDRL from the coding sequence ATGGACATCGCTGCGGTAACGATTATCATTCAGCTCATCTTTCTGGAAGGCATTCTGTCGATCGACAATGCTGCTGTGCTGGGGGCAATGGTGGCGCACCTCCCCCACGATGAGCCGATTCCCTGGCCCCAGCCGCTCCGTTTTCTGACAGAGTGGTCTCAGCATGTATTGGGGTATCAGCGGGAGGCAGCGCTCAAGGTCGGTCTGCTCGGCGCGTATATCGGGCGCGGGTTGATGCTGGCGCTGGCGAGCATCATTATCCATGTGCCCTGGTTGCGCATTATCGGTGCGGCGTACCTGGTCTACCTGGCAATTCACCATTTTGCCGAACTTTACCATGCACACCGCGCCGAAACAGGGCAGGAGGAACTGTCTCGCGTGCGTGGCGGGTTCTGGTCGACCGTGCTGGCAATCGAACTTGCCGACCTGGCATTCAGTATCGATAATGTGATTGCAGCCGTGGCGCTGTCGGACGAGTTCTGGGTGGTGATGCTGGGGGTGGCGATCGGTATTCTGGTGATGCGGTTCGCTGCCACGATCTTTACCCGTATGATCTCGTGGGAGCCGGCGTTGCAGACAGGCGCATTTCTGCTTCTCATGGCGATCGGCGCGGAGTTGCTGGCGGAAGAGGTCTGGCATATTCACATCGAAGAGATGACGCAGTTCGCCATCTCCGCCGGGGTTCTGATCCTGACGGTGATTGTAGCGCGCACACCGTTGCGCGGTCCGGCGCAACTGATGGCGCGTCCGTTTATCTGGATGTCGGCAATGGTTCAGTTGCGTCTCGAGGCGGCGACTGCGGTGGTAACCAGTCCGTTCCGCCGGAAAGAGCGCTCACCCGAGACGGATAGGCTGTAG
- a CDS encoding adenylosuccinate synthase translates to MPVVAVIGAQWGDEGKGHIVDVLAERSRLVIRYGGGNNAGHTVVNRHGTFKLHIVPSGVFDPGIVNIIGSGVVVDPAVLLQEVADLEARGITTAKLFVSDRAHVIMPYHVLQDQFDESLRGDAKIGTTGRGIGPAYADKMMRIGIRMGDLLHEETLLRRLRQALEVKNKMLTAWYGAQPLSLHETFLKYLEYGNKLERHVADVHPIIQRALDRDLPILLEGAQGALLDIDHGSYPYVTSSPPGAAGACQGSGIPPARLSSVIGVCKAYATRVGEGPFPTEIEDETATVLRQLGTPWAEVGTTTGRLRRVGWFDAVMVRYAVRVNGIDTLAITKLDVLDTLPRIKVCVGYRRHDTELDYPPANPFILGQVEPIYEELPGWQTSTSGVRHFAQLPAEARAYVARLCELVGARLGMVSVGPGHDQIIEVHRVM, encoded by the coding sequence ATGCCGGTCGTCGCAGTAATTGGCGCCCAGTGGGGCGACGAAGGCAAGGGGCATATCGTAGACGTGCTCGCCGAACGGTCGCGGCTGGTCATTCGTTATGGCGGCGGCAACAACGCCGGTCATACCGTTGTCAATCGCCACGGGACGTTCAAACTCCATATTGTTCCGTCAGGAGTCTTCGATCCCGGGATTGTCAATATCATCGGCAGCGGTGTTGTTGTCGATCCTGCCGTGCTGTTGCAGGAGGTCGCCGATCTGGAAGCGCGTGGCATCACCACAGCCAAACTGTTCGTCAGCGACCGGGCGCACGTGATTATGCCGTACCACGTGCTTCAGGATCAGTTTGATGAGTCGCTCCGCGGCGATGCGAAGATTGGCACCACCGGACGCGGCATCGGACCGGCTTACGCCGACAAAATGATGCGAATTGGCATTCGGATGGGAGATCTGCTGCACGAGGAAACGTTGCTACGTCGCCTCCGTCAGGCGCTGGAAGTCAAGAATAAAATGCTGACGGCGTGGTATGGCGCACAGCCGCTTTCACTGCACGAAACATTCCTGAAGTACCTGGAGTACGGCAACAAACTCGAGCGTCATGTAGCCGACGTGCATCCGATCATTCAGCGCGCGTTGGATCGTGATTTGCCGATCCTGCTCGAAGGGGCGCAGGGAGCGCTGCTCGACATCGACCACGGCTCCTATCCGTATGTCACATCGTCGCCGCCCGGTGCAGCTGGCGCCTGTCAGGGGAGCGGGATCCCGCCTGCCCGCCTCTCTTCGGTTATCGGCGTCTGCAAGGCATACGCCACCCGTGTCGGTGAGGGTCCCTTCCCGACCGAAATCGAGGACGAAACGGCGACCGTCCTGCGTCAGCTCGGCACCCCGTGGGCTGAGGTCGGCACCACGACCGGTCGCCTGCGTCGGGTTGGCTGGTTCGATGCGGTGATGGTGCGGTATGCTGTGCGGGTGAACGGTATCGATACCCTGGCGATCACCAAACTCGATGTGCTCGATACACTGCCGCGTATCAAGGTATGCGTCGGCTACCGGCGTCACGACACCGAACTCGATTATCCGCCAGCCAACCCGTTCATTCTCGGGCAGGTCGAACCGATCTACGAGGAACTTCCCGGCTGGCAAACCTCAACGTCGGGCGTGCGCCATTTTGCGCAACTTCCTGCTGAAGCGCGCGCCTATGTCGCGCGACTGTGCGAGTTGGTCGGCGCGCGCCTGGGGATGGTATCGGTTGGACCAGGGCACGACCAGATCATCGAGGTGCACCGGGTGATGTGA
- a CDS encoding CpsD/CapB family tyrosine-protein kinase, with amino-acid sequence MITLNELIRLTRPIVRWWWIIPIAVALSSGVAFAISRTETRYYVARATLMIGNTLESQRPDPIQLQLGSSLGRFYGELAKRERILRPVQEKLNLPFSWDVIATYMLRTSVVPSANLLEIYVTDSNPVRAAAIANAIADQLIAYSPTSPDKIAAEQMTIEQQLRESEARLNDLRARIEETTFRRQQVVSASDLAEINQTLMQLEASLSKEQETYNRLLSFKNSSVVNVLTPFEPAEPPGSPLPSRRNLTILFAGLGGFAIAVAAAYVLDRIDPRLRGPGDIRDRLDLSVLGNIPKGPPLRFVPETLAERRLEAMRQVQTNLMLAAREEGVRALLVTGTQPNEARSAVSVDLADLFARSGHRVLLVDAEPTQPHLTRLFSAEPDPGRPWTKLGAGDRQELRARLLPSAIQNVAFLPAAPTLDAQPAMLSSRRWHELTHLFGSVADVVIFDGPAVMTGPDAALLAPHVDGVVVVIDPAVDEQDMIAQSRQRLQKDQRTHLMGAVLLEPSALESPRRPLIGAWPWHRKPALPDLSENGADATAHTGESQGDGWSSAPQASVISDIDTSQIPEAEHVIITPPPDDMPHNDERRVIVPPPPDAGAHVSDASDAALIGQVDQRQDVRVPEESVNGQEMPESGAPLHPAQVSSDQQPGSSQRSNVLRETRTPSSTAKAHRPGRTRNRRHSKQP; translated from the coding sequence ATGATTACCCTGAATGAACTGATCCGCCTGACACGCCCGATTGTGCGCTGGTGGTGGATTATTCCTATTGCGGTTGCGCTCTCTTCCGGCGTCGCTTTCGCCATCAGTCGAACCGAAACGCGCTATTACGTCGCGCGCGCAACCCTCATGATCGGCAACACGCTCGAAAGCCAGCGCCCCGATCCGATCCAGTTGCAGTTGGGATCGTCGCTTGGACGTTTCTATGGCGAACTGGCGAAGCGTGAGCGCATCCTTCGCCCGGTGCAGGAAAAACTGAATCTCCCCTTCTCCTGGGATGTGATCGCCACCTATATGCTGCGGACATCGGTGGTGCCAAGTGCAAACCTGCTCGAAATCTACGTGACCGACTCGAACCCGGTGCGTGCCGCCGCTATCGCCAATGCCATCGCCGATCAGTTGATCGCCTATAGTCCGACATCGCCTGACAAAATTGCTGCCGAGCAGATGACCATCGAACAGCAACTGCGCGAGAGTGAGGCGCGGTTGAACGATCTGCGGGCGCGTATCGAGGAGACGACCTTTCGCCGTCAGCAGGTGGTGTCCGCCAGCGACCTTGCGGAGATCAACCAGACGCTGATGCAGCTCGAAGCGAGCCTGAGCAAGGAACAGGAGACGTACAATCGCCTGCTGTCATTCAAGAACAGCAGTGTTGTGAATGTCCTGACCCCCTTTGAGCCAGCGGAGCCGCCAGGCAGTCCGTTGCCATCGCGCCGTAATCTCACGATCCTCTTTGCCGGTCTCGGCGGGTTCGCCATCGCGGTAGCGGCGGCGTATGTGCTGGATCGGATCGATCCACGGCTGCGCGGTCCGGGTGATATTCGTGATCGCCTCGATCTGTCGGTTCTTGGGAATATTCCGAAAGGTCCCCCGTTACGATTTGTGCCGGAAACCCTTGCGGAGCGCCGATTGGAGGCGATGCGGCAGGTGCAGACCAATCTGATGCTGGCGGCGCGTGAAGAAGGTGTGCGTGCGTTGCTGGTCACCGGAACGCAACCAAACGAGGCACGCAGCGCAGTCAGCGTCGATCTTGCCGATCTGTTCGCCCGCTCCGGGCACCGGGTGTTGCTGGTGGATGCAGAGCCGACTCAACCGCACCTGACCCGCCTGTTCAGTGCTGAGCCTGATCCCGGTCGCCCGTGGACGAAGTTGGGCGCGGGGGATCGTCAGGAATTGCGAGCGCGTCTTCTTCCTTCCGCGATCCAGAATGTGGCGTTCCTCCCGGCAGCGCCGACGCTCGATGCGCAACCGGCGATGCTGAGTTCGCGTCGCTGGCACGAATTGACCCATCTGTTCGGCAGCGTCGCCGATGTCGTTATCTTTGATGGTCCGGCAGTGATGACGGGACCGGATGCGGCGTTACTGGCGCCGCACGTAGACGGGGTTGTCGTGGTGATTGATCCGGCGGTTGACGAACAGGATATGATCGCGCAGAGCAGGCAGCGTCTCCAGAAGGATCAGCGCACGCATCTGATGGGTGCAGTGCTGCTCGAACCGTCTGCTCTCGAGTCGCCTCGCCGCCCGTTGATCGGCGCGTGGCCCTGGCATCGTAAACCGGCTCTCCCCGACCTGTCGGAGAACGGCGCGGATGCGACAGCGCACACCGGCGAGTCGCAAGGTGATGGCTGGTCGTCAGCGCCGCAGGCATCGGTGATTTCCGATATCGATACGTCGCAGATCCCGGAAGCCGAGCACGTCATCATCACGCCGCCTCCCGATGATATGCCCCACAACGACGAGCGCCGCGTGATCGTACCGCCACCGCCAGATGCTGGTGCGCATGTGTCGGATGCGTCTGATGCAGCGCTGATCGGACAGGTCGATCAGCGCCAGGACGTTCGCGTTCCAGAAGAGAGCGTCAATGGCCAGGAGATGCCAGAATCTGGCGCACCACTGCACCCGGCGCAGGTATCTTCGGATCAGCAACCCGGCTCATCACAACGCTCCAATGTGCTCAGAGAAACAAGAACGCCTTCTTCGACTGCAAAAGCGCATCGACCGGGGCGCACCAGAAACCGCAGACACAGCAAACAGCCATGA
- a CDS encoding ParA family protein has protein sequence MARVIAVANLKGGIGKTTTVVNVGAGLALKGARVLLVDTDAQGNLAMALGIHPRRTLYDVLVDGAPAERCIVEARPGLDLLPADATLLGAQPIIARRPDWSRVLAQALQPVASAYDFVLIDSAGSLTPLNVNALVCAHDVIAPTTVEHFSVKSLELLTLQIGRIKGAAGQVRMIIPTMYDPRVRQSGELLAQLRTRYGDRVTPPVRVNVRLSEAPALGKTIYEYDPRSRGAIDYAMLVEHISRSFGFTARPQPARPPSVAPQHPAPPAAPPVPTRSDAPETCPHCGQTLHHTHLAGYRISYCVQCRYKKQELIRGR, from the coding sequence GTGGCACGGGTCATTGCAGTTGCAAACCTCAAGGGCGGCATCGGCAAAACCACAACGGTGGTCAATGTGGGTGCGGGTCTGGCATTGAAGGGCGCGCGCGTTCTGCTGGTCGATACTGATGCCCAGGGGAACCTGGCAATGGCTTTGGGGATACATCCCCGCCGCACGCTCTACGATGTCCTGGTTGATGGCGCCCCTGCTGAACGTTGCATCGTCGAAGCCCGTCCCGGACTCGATCTTCTGCCGGCTGATGCAACCCTGCTCGGCGCACAACCGATCATTGCCCGCCGACCGGATTGGAGCCGCGTACTGGCGCAGGCGCTTCAGCCGGTCGCCAGCGCCTATGATTTTGTGCTGATCGACTCCGCCGGTTCGCTGACGCCCTTGAATGTCAATGCGCTGGTCTGCGCCCACGATGTGATCGCCCCCACCACGGTCGAGCATTTTTCGGTCAAAAGCCTGGAATTGCTGACGCTCCAGATCGGGCGGATCAAAGGCGCTGCCGGGCAGGTGCGCATGATTATTCCGACAATGTACGACCCGCGGGTGCGGCAGTCCGGCGAGTTGCTTGCGCAGCTCCGCACCCGCTATGGCGACCGGGTGACGCCGCCGGTGCGCGTGAATGTGCGCCTCTCCGAGGCGCCTGCGCTGGGCAAAACGATCTATGAGTACGACCCGCGCTCACGCGGTGCGATCGATTATGCCATGCTGGTTGAACACATCAGTCGATCGTTTGGTTTTACTGCGCGTCCACAACCCGCTCGCCCGCCATCGGTCGCGCCGCAACACCCGGCGCCGCCCGCTGCACCGCCCGTTCCGACACGGTCTGACGCACCGGAGACCTGCCCTCACTGCGGGCAAACGCTGCACCATACCCATCTGGCTGGTTATCGCATCAGTTATTGTGTGCAGTGTCGCTATAAGAAACAGGAACTGATCCGGGGACGATGA
- a CDS encoding glycosyltransferase, whose protein sequence is MTTLSVVIPAYNEEDGIAAIVERVLAIESELPKYGVDTLECIVVDDGSRDRTAEIVRRYVPRVRLIQQPNKGYGGALKTGFQAATGELLGFLDADSTYPPEYFPQMCKIALDGADLVIGSRMAGATSEMPLVRRIGNFIFASLLSLVAGVRISDSASGQRVIRREVLPILYPLPDTLDFTPAMSTRALHENLRMVEMPIPYKERSGRSKLSVVRDGLRFFKSIVWTALTYNPVRIFGGIGALLLLASVLVMALAFGMQAFGVDSAVAFPRLFGALVLAVAGVTLYTTGTSFSYIVALFHKRPIRQGMFGPRGNGRKIEKHYWWLGILAIVLGVVLYIAAVAFDLTNPALQISWFAPVVSALMVLTGVQLVSAWSLARVLAELSVREGLAARDLNGNAIPSAVTNPESVHPAVVS, encoded by the coding sequence ATGACAACACTATCGGTCGTGATCCCGGCGTACAACGAAGAAGATGGCATTGCAGCAATCGTGGAACGGGTGCTGGCTATCGAGTCTGAACTGCCGAAGTATGGCGTCGATACGCTGGAATGTATCGTAGTCGATGATGGCTCACGCGACCGCACGGCGGAGATTGTGCGGCGCTATGTGCCACGGGTGCGCCTGATCCAGCAGCCGAACAAGGGGTATGGCGGGGCGCTCAAGACCGGGTTCCAGGCAGCGACGGGCGAACTGCTCGGATTCCTTGATGCGGATAGCACGTATCCGCCAGAATACTTCCCGCAGATGTGCAAAATTGCGCTCGACGGCGCCGATCTGGTGATCGGCAGTCGGATGGCGGGGGCAACCAGCGAGATGCCGCTGGTGCGACGTATCGGAAATTTCATTTTTGCCAGTTTGCTCTCGCTGGTGGCAGGAGTGCGCATCAGCGATAGCGCCAGCGGTCAGCGGGTCATCCGCCGCGAGGTGCTGCCAATCCTCTACCCCCTCCCCGATACGCTCGATTTCACGCCGGCAATGAGCACACGCGCGCTGCACGAAAACCTGCGCATGGTCGAGATGCCGATCCCGTACAAGGAACGCTCGGGTCGCAGCAAACTCAGCGTCGTGCGCGATGGGCTGCGCTTCTTCAAGAGTATTGTGTGGACGGCGCTCACCTACAATCCGGTGCGGATCTTCGGCGGCATCGGCGCGCTCCTGCTGCTCGCCAGCGTGCTGGTGATGGCGCTGGCGTTCGGCATGCAGGCGTTCGGCGTCGATAGCGCCGTCGCTTTCCCACGCCTCTTCGGGGCGCTGGTGCTGGCGGTCGCCGGAGTGACGCTGTACACCACCGGTACATCGTTCAGTTATATCGTCGCCCTGTTCCACAAGCGCCCCATCCGGCAGGGAATGTTCGGTCCACGCGGCAATGGACGCAAGATCGAAAAACATTACTGGTGGCTGGGCATCCTGGCAATCGTGCTGGGAGTCGTTCTGTACATCGCCGCCGTCGCGTTTGACCTGACCAACCCTGCGTTGCAGATCTCGTGGTTTGCGCCGGTGGTCAGTGCGCTGATGGTGCTGACCGGGGTGCAGCTGGTGAGTGCGTGGAGCCTGGCGCGTGTTCTTGCGGAACTGAGCGTGCGCGAGGGGCTGGCGGCGCGTGACCTGAATGGCAATGCCATCCCATCAGCGGTGACGAACCCCGAAAGTGTGCATCCGGCGGTGGTGTCGTAA
- a CDS encoding GHMP family kinase ATP-binding protein, which produces MLIARSPVRISFGGGGTDLAAYYERFGGMVVSASINKYIYGIVTRNFDTTFQVISADYRSSILQVPVDGRVVNSNLEMRMGQVIYEHFNLRVPVNIFIASEVPPGTGLGSSSAVSVTLCNICSTLAGNAMNKRQLAETAYEIETRRLEAPIGKQDQYAAAFGGLNCFEFSADGVRVTPLNMSASNVRALERRLMLFYTGATRQARDILSEQRERSGQGAGKTVESLHRIKELGWQIKAALEDGRLDDFGALLDESWRHKKQLASGISNSAIDEAYAAAIAAGAGGGKITGAGGGGFLMLYCREDRQEAVHAALTRLGLIQMRFAFEFEGARILLHTNLLDSPYNWNE; this is translated from the coding sequence ATGCTTATTGCACGCTCACCGGTACGGATCAGTTTTGGGGGCGGCGGAACCGATCTCGCTGCATACTATGAGCGTTTTGGCGGCATGGTCGTCAGCGCGTCGATCAACAAGTACATCTACGGCATCGTGACCAGGAATTTCGATACGACCTTCCAGGTCATTTCCGCCGATTATCGCAGCAGTATTCTTCAGGTGCCGGTGGATGGTCGGGTTGTGAACAGCAACCTGGAAATGCGCATGGGTCAGGTGATCTACGAACACTTCAACCTGCGTGTGCCGGTCAATATCTTCATCGCATCGGAAGTGCCGCCCGGAACAGGGCTGGGATCATCGAGCGCCGTATCGGTGACCCTCTGCAATATTTGCAGCACGCTGGCGGGCAACGCGATGAACAAGCGCCAGCTGGCTGAGACGGCGTATGAAATCGAAACCAGGCGTCTCGAAGCGCCGATCGGCAAGCAGGATCAGTACGCCGCAGCGTTTGGCGGTCTCAACTGTTTCGAGTTCAGCGCCGACGGCGTGCGCGTGACGCCGCTCAATATGAGCGCGAGCAACGTCCGTGCGCTCGAACGTCGTTTGATGCTCTTCTACACCGGCGCCACGCGGCAGGCGCGCGATATCCTGAGCGAGCAGCGCGAACGCAGCGGGCAGGGTGCGGGCAAAACGGTCGAATCGTTGCACCGCATCAAAGAACTGGGCTGGCAGATCAAGGCAGCGCTCGAAGATGGGCGACTCGATGACTTTGGCGCGCTGCTCGATGAAAGCTGGCGGCACAAGAAACAACTTGCGAGCGGCATTTCCAACAGTGCAATCGATGAAGCGTATGCCGCAGCGATCGCTGCTGGCGCTGGCGGTGGCAAGATTACCGGCGCTGGCGGCGGCGGTTTTCTCATGCTCTACTGCCGCGAAGATCGGCAGGAAGCGGTGCATGCCGCACTGACACGCCTGGGGCTGATCCAGATGCGCTTCGCCTTCGAGTTCGAGGGGGCGCGCATCCTGTTGCATACCAACCTGCTCGACTCGCCGTACAACTGGAACGAATGA